A window of Primulina tabacum isolate GXHZ01 chromosome 4, ASM2559414v2, whole genome shotgun sequence contains these coding sequences:
- the LOC142542158 gene encoding polygalacturonase At1g48100-like isoform X1: protein MASFRFNKFIFLLIIVLLFWCYHMETCKAGRVGKHWRRSPSTAVASLHKKKGIKHGPYHHNGKSGKWPHKPYSPKPQPPVPPPPALAPPPQLAPPPAIVPPPPASPPSAAPPASPPSAAPPASPPSAAPPASPPALPPPSCAPKESPPNISPPPKKGENTLGCTVYDVLDFGAKGDGTSDDTKAFVAAWAAACNVEASVINVPADYEFLVGPISFSGPYCQHNIVFQLDGKIVAPTRPSAWGSGLLQWLEFTKLVGITIKGSGIIDGNGAAWWQYSPLEDDQSRLIIPINGTLEQSHPPPQWISSSLGSKMPSIKPTALRFYGSFNVTVTGITIQNSPQCHLKFDNCMGVAVYNFSVSSPRDSPNTDGIHLQNSKDVLIRSSNIGCGDDCVSIQTGCTNIYVHNINCGPGHGISIGGLGKDNTKACVSNVTVRDVILQNTMNGVRIKTWQGGLGSVQGVQFSNIQVYEVQLPIVIDQYYCDKRSCKNQTTAVALSGINYENIRGTYTVKPVHFACSDILPCTDVTLNDIQLKPQQERYHMYDPYCWQTFGKLLTPTVPPVECLLVGKPLSSRILGDEDSC from the exons atggcTAGTTTTCGCTTCAACAAATTCATATTCTTGCTTATAATCGTTCTTCTATTTTGGTGTTACCATATGGAAACATGCAAAGCAGGAAGAGTCGGCAAGCACTGGAGGCGAAGCCCAAGTACAGCCGTTGCTTCTCTCCACAAGAAGAAAGGGATAAAACACGGCCCCTATCACCATAATGGCAAGTCCGGTAAGTGGCCGCACAAACCTTATTCTCCAAAACCACAACCACCAGTACCGCCACCACCAGCACTAGCGCCGCCACCTCAACTAGCGCCACCACCAGCAATAGTGCCGCCACCGCCAGCATCACCACCATCAGCAGCACCCCCAGCATCACCACCATCAGCAGCACCACCAGCATCACCACCATCAGCAGCACCACCAGCATCACCACCAGCATTGCCTCCTCCATCCTGCGCACCGAAAGAAAGTCCTCCAAACATAAGTCCCCCACCAAAGAAAGGTGAAAATACGCTTGGTTGTACGGTGTATGATGTGCTGGATTTTGGAGCCAAAGGCGACGGAACTTCAGATGACACTAAG GCATTTGTTGCTGCTTGGGCTGCGGCTTGTAACGTCGAAGCCTCGGTGATTAATGTGCCAGCAGACTATGAATTCCTTGTAGGGCCCATTTCATTTTCGGGTCCATACTGCCAACACAACATTGTTTTCCAG TTAGATGGCAAAATTGTTGCTCCCACGAGGCCAAGTGCTTGGGGATCGGGGCTTCTGCAATGGCTAGAATTCACAAAATTGGTTGGGATTACAATAAAGGGAAGTGGAATTATAGATGGAAACGGAGCTGCCTGGTGGCAATATTCTCCCTTAGAGGATGATCAATCAAGACTCATAATCCCAATAAATGGCACCTTAGAACAAAGCCATCCGCCGCCTCAG TGGATAAGCAGCTCACTTGGTTCCAAGATGCCAAGCATAAAACCAACG GCACTTAGATTCTACGGAAGTTTCAATGTAACCGTAACGGGAATAACAATTCAAAACAGCCCTCAGTGTCATCTAAAGTTCGACAACTGCATGGGTGTAGCTGTCTACAATTTTAGCGTCTCGTCGCCGCGCGACAGCCCAAACACAGATGGCATTCACCTTCAGAACTCCAAAGATGTGCTCATTCGCAGTTCCAATATTGGTTGTG GAGATGATTGCGTGTCAATACAAACTGGATGCACCAATATATACGTGCACAACATCAACTGCGGACCAGGACATGGCATCAGCATCGGAGGTCTAGGAAAAGATAACACCAAAGCTTGCGTATCAAATGTCACTGTCCGAGATGTCATTTTGCAAAATACCATGAACGGCGTTAGAATAAAAACATGGCAG GGCGGGTTGGGGTCAGTTCAGGGTGTGCAATTCTCCAACATTCAAGTATACGAGGTCCAACTTCCCATAGTCATCGACCAATACTACTGTGATAAAAGAAGCTGCAAGAATCAGACAACCGCCGTGGCTCTGTCGGGCATAAACTACGAGAACATAAGAGGAACGTATACTGTAAAACCAGTGCATTTTGCTTGCAGCGATATCTTACCTTGCACCGACGTCACGCTCAACGACATACAGCTGAAACCTCAACAAGAGCGATACCACATGTACGATCCTTATTGTTGGCAAACATTTGGGAAGCTTCTCACTCCTACGGTTCCTCCCGTCGAATGTTTGTTAGTCGGGAAGCCTTTGAGCAGTAGGATTCTGGGGGATGAAGATTCTtgctaa
- the LOC142542158 gene encoding polygalacturonase At1g48100-like isoform X2, with the protein MASFRFNKFIFLLIIVLLFWCYHMETCKAGRVGKHWRRSPSTAVASLHKKKGIKHGPYHHNGKSGKWPHKPYSPKPQPPVPPPPALAPPPQLAPPPAIVPPPPASPPSAAPPASPPALPPPSCAPKESPPNISPPPKKGENTLGCTVYDVLDFGAKGDGTSDDTKAFVAAWAAACNVEASVINVPADYEFLVGPISFSGPYCQHNIVFQLDGKIVAPTRPSAWGSGLLQWLEFTKLVGITIKGSGIIDGNGAAWWQYSPLEDDQSRLIIPINGTLEQSHPPPQWISSSLGSKMPSIKPTALRFYGSFNVTVTGITIQNSPQCHLKFDNCMGVAVYNFSVSSPRDSPNTDGIHLQNSKDVLIRSSNIGCGDDCVSIQTGCTNIYVHNINCGPGHGISIGGLGKDNTKACVSNVTVRDVILQNTMNGVRIKTWQGGLGSVQGVQFSNIQVYEVQLPIVIDQYYCDKRSCKNQTTAVALSGINYENIRGTYTVKPVHFACSDILPCTDVTLNDIQLKPQQERYHMYDPYCWQTFGKLLTPTVPPVECLLVGKPLSSRILGDEDSC; encoded by the exons atggcTAGTTTTCGCTTCAACAAATTCATATTCTTGCTTATAATCGTTCTTCTATTTTGGTGTTACCATATGGAAACATGCAAAGCAGGAAGAGTCGGCAAGCACTGGAGGCGAAGCCCAAGTACAGCCGTTGCTTCTCTCCACAAGAAGAAAGGGATAAAACACGGCCCCTATCACCATAATGGCAAGTCCGGTAAGTGGCCGCACAAACCTTATTCTCCAAAACCACAACCACCAGTACCGCCACCACCAGCACTAGCGCCGCCACCTCAACTAGCGCCACCACCAGCAATAGTGCCGCCACCGCCAGCATCACCACCATCAGCAGCACCC CCAGCATCACCACCAGCATTGCCTCCTCCATCCTGCGCACCGAAAGAAAGTCCTCCAAACATAAGTCCCCCACCAAAGAAAGGTGAAAATACGCTTGGTTGTACGGTGTATGATGTGCTGGATTTTGGAGCCAAAGGCGACGGAACTTCAGATGACACTAAG GCATTTGTTGCTGCTTGGGCTGCGGCTTGTAACGTCGAAGCCTCGGTGATTAATGTGCCAGCAGACTATGAATTCCTTGTAGGGCCCATTTCATTTTCGGGTCCATACTGCCAACACAACATTGTTTTCCAG TTAGATGGCAAAATTGTTGCTCCCACGAGGCCAAGTGCTTGGGGATCGGGGCTTCTGCAATGGCTAGAATTCACAAAATTGGTTGGGATTACAATAAAGGGAAGTGGAATTATAGATGGAAACGGAGCTGCCTGGTGGCAATATTCTCCCTTAGAGGATGATCAATCAAGACTCATAATCCCAATAAATGGCACCTTAGAACAAAGCCATCCGCCGCCTCAG TGGATAAGCAGCTCACTTGGTTCCAAGATGCCAAGCATAAAACCAACG GCACTTAGATTCTACGGAAGTTTCAATGTAACCGTAACGGGAATAACAATTCAAAACAGCCCTCAGTGTCATCTAAAGTTCGACAACTGCATGGGTGTAGCTGTCTACAATTTTAGCGTCTCGTCGCCGCGCGACAGCCCAAACACAGATGGCATTCACCTTCAGAACTCCAAAGATGTGCTCATTCGCAGTTCCAATATTGGTTGTG GAGATGATTGCGTGTCAATACAAACTGGATGCACCAATATATACGTGCACAACATCAACTGCGGACCAGGACATGGCATCAGCATCGGAGGTCTAGGAAAAGATAACACCAAAGCTTGCGTATCAAATGTCACTGTCCGAGATGTCATTTTGCAAAATACCATGAACGGCGTTAGAATAAAAACATGGCAG GGCGGGTTGGGGTCAGTTCAGGGTGTGCAATTCTCCAACATTCAAGTATACGAGGTCCAACTTCCCATAGTCATCGACCAATACTACTGTGATAAAAGAAGCTGCAAGAATCAGACAACCGCCGTGGCTCTGTCGGGCATAAACTACGAGAACATAAGAGGAACGTATACTGTAAAACCAGTGCATTTTGCTTGCAGCGATATCTTACCTTGCACCGACGTCACGCTCAACGACATACAGCTGAAACCTCAACAAGAGCGATACCACATGTACGATCCTTATTGTTGGCAAACATTTGGGAAGCTTCTCACTCCTACGGTTCCTCCCGTCGAATGTTTGTTAGTCGGGAAGCCTTTGAGCAGTAGGATTCTGGGGGATGAAGATTCTtgctaa
- the LOC142542158 gene encoding polygalacturonase At1g48100-like isoform X3, with amino-acid sequence MASFRFNKFIFLLIIVLLFWCYHMETCKAGRVGKHWRRSPSTAVASLHKKKGIKHGPYHHNGKSGKWPHKPYSPKPQPPVPPPPALAPPPQLAPPPAIVPPPPASPPSASPPALPPPSCAPKESPPNISPPPKKGENTLGCTVYDVLDFGAKGDGTSDDTKAFVAAWAAACNVEASVINVPADYEFLVGPISFSGPYCQHNIVFQLDGKIVAPTRPSAWGSGLLQWLEFTKLVGITIKGSGIIDGNGAAWWQYSPLEDDQSRLIIPINGTLEQSHPPPQWISSSLGSKMPSIKPTALRFYGSFNVTVTGITIQNSPQCHLKFDNCMGVAVYNFSVSSPRDSPNTDGIHLQNSKDVLIRSSNIGCGDDCVSIQTGCTNIYVHNINCGPGHGISIGGLGKDNTKACVSNVTVRDVILQNTMNGVRIKTWQGGLGSVQGVQFSNIQVYEVQLPIVIDQYYCDKRSCKNQTTAVALSGINYENIRGTYTVKPVHFACSDILPCTDVTLNDIQLKPQQERYHMYDPYCWQTFGKLLTPTVPPVECLLVGKPLSSRILGDEDSC; translated from the exons atggcTAGTTTTCGCTTCAACAAATTCATATTCTTGCTTATAATCGTTCTTCTATTTTGGTGTTACCATATGGAAACATGCAAAGCAGGAAGAGTCGGCAAGCACTGGAGGCGAAGCCCAAGTACAGCCGTTGCTTCTCTCCACAAGAAGAAAGGGATAAAACACGGCCCCTATCACCATAATGGCAAGTCCGGTAAGTGGCCGCACAAACCTTATTCTCCAAAACCACAACCACCAGTACCGCCACCACCAGCACTAGCGCCGCCACCTCAACTAGCGCCACCACCAGCAATAGTGCCGCCACCGCCAGCATCACCACCAT CAGCATCACCACCAGCATTGCCTCCTCCATCCTGCGCACCGAAAGAAAGTCCTCCAAACATAAGTCCCCCACCAAAGAAAGGTGAAAATACGCTTGGTTGTACGGTGTATGATGTGCTGGATTTTGGAGCCAAAGGCGACGGAACTTCAGATGACACTAAG GCATTTGTTGCTGCTTGGGCTGCGGCTTGTAACGTCGAAGCCTCGGTGATTAATGTGCCAGCAGACTATGAATTCCTTGTAGGGCCCATTTCATTTTCGGGTCCATACTGCCAACACAACATTGTTTTCCAG TTAGATGGCAAAATTGTTGCTCCCACGAGGCCAAGTGCTTGGGGATCGGGGCTTCTGCAATGGCTAGAATTCACAAAATTGGTTGGGATTACAATAAAGGGAAGTGGAATTATAGATGGAAACGGAGCTGCCTGGTGGCAATATTCTCCCTTAGAGGATGATCAATCAAGACTCATAATCCCAATAAATGGCACCTTAGAACAAAGCCATCCGCCGCCTCAG TGGATAAGCAGCTCACTTGGTTCCAAGATGCCAAGCATAAAACCAACG GCACTTAGATTCTACGGAAGTTTCAATGTAACCGTAACGGGAATAACAATTCAAAACAGCCCTCAGTGTCATCTAAAGTTCGACAACTGCATGGGTGTAGCTGTCTACAATTTTAGCGTCTCGTCGCCGCGCGACAGCCCAAACACAGATGGCATTCACCTTCAGAACTCCAAAGATGTGCTCATTCGCAGTTCCAATATTGGTTGTG GAGATGATTGCGTGTCAATACAAACTGGATGCACCAATATATACGTGCACAACATCAACTGCGGACCAGGACATGGCATCAGCATCGGAGGTCTAGGAAAAGATAACACCAAAGCTTGCGTATCAAATGTCACTGTCCGAGATGTCATTTTGCAAAATACCATGAACGGCGTTAGAATAAAAACATGGCAG GGCGGGTTGGGGTCAGTTCAGGGTGTGCAATTCTCCAACATTCAAGTATACGAGGTCCAACTTCCCATAGTCATCGACCAATACTACTGTGATAAAAGAAGCTGCAAGAATCAGACAACCGCCGTGGCTCTGTCGGGCATAAACTACGAGAACATAAGAGGAACGTATACTGTAAAACCAGTGCATTTTGCTTGCAGCGATATCTTACCTTGCACCGACGTCACGCTCAACGACATACAGCTGAAACCTCAACAAGAGCGATACCACATGTACGATCCTTATTGTTGGCAAACATTTGGGAAGCTTCTCACTCCTACGGTTCCTCCCGTCGAATGTTTGTTAGTCGGGAAGCCTTTGAGCAGTAGGATTCTGGGGGATGAAGATTCTtgctaa